One part of the Sulfolobus tengchongensis genome encodes these proteins:
- a CDS encoding HEPN domain-containing protein → MNLDPLYKKAYHLLDASKFNFDNGFYDISAIAVEESLYILLNITLLKLGADIPWYLDFDGLFRVIFRYTGDENIGEIRMKNKNLIRLLDDIKVRLGYSVPIELSKNDVKELITFADKIFDLLGRNFLKSQS, encoded by the coding sequence ATGAATTTAGATCCGTTATACAAGAAAGCGTACCATTTACTAGATGCCTCCAAATTTAATTTTGATAACGGTTTTTATGATATCTCAGCTATAGCAGTTGAGGAATCCCTCTACATATTACTTAACATAACTTTGTTAAAATTAGGGGCAGATATACCATGGTATCTTGATTTTGATGGGCTTTTTAGAGTGATTTTCAGATATACTGGAGATGAGAATATAGGAGAAATAAGGATGAAGAATAAAAATCTCATCAGACTTTTAGATGATATTAAAGTTAGGCTAGGTTATTCTGTGCCAATAGAACTAAGTAAAAATGATGTTAAGGAATTAATAACGTTTGCTGATAAAATATTTGATCTACTCGGGCGGAATTTCCTTAAAAGTCAGAGTTAA